A genomic window from Diospyros lotus cultivar Yz01 chromosome 2, ASM1463336v1, whole genome shotgun sequence includes:
- the LOC127794472 gene encoding uncharacterized protein LOC127794472, with the protein MAMRNLYNEMRGMKVKDLPAHLKPMFTVDYVKNSIKRGLDNYHAKYIQTSSVDPLYHVCFGGMIFSYLVALPEERRHLEHQQHAKEHGAH; encoded by the coding sequence ATGGCGATGAGAAACCTGTACAACGAGATGAGAGGGATGAAGGTGAAGGACTTGCCGGCGCACCTGAAACCGATGTTTACCGTCGACTATGTGAAGAATTCTATCAAGAGGGGGCTGGACAACTACCACGCCAAATACATCCAAACCAGTTCCGTCGACCCTCTCTATCATGTTTGCTTTGGCGGCATGATCTTCTCTTACCTCGTCGCTCTTCCGGAGGAGCGTCGCCACCTCGAGCACCAGCAGCACGCCAAGGAACACGGGGCCCACTGA